The following are encoded in a window of Kaistia algarum genomic DNA:
- a CDS encoding nucleoside deaminase — translation MDIHEPFLREAIGLSKSAMENGDEPFGSVLVKDGEVILRAENTVFTGHDMTNHAELNLIKLAAQHYDGAFLADCTLYTSTEPCAMCSGAIYWSGVGRMVFACSEARLGEIAGIGLNVPSRAVLQTGARVVTVIGPIIEEEAAEIHQEFWPKHLGKT, via the coding sequence ATGGACATCCACGAGCCGTTTCTGCGCGAAGCGATAGGGCTTTCGAAATCCGCGATGGAAAATGGCGACGAGCCGTTCGGCTCGGTGCTGGTGAAGGACGGCGAAGTCATCCTACGCGCCGAGAACACCGTCTTCACCGGCCACGATATGACGAACCATGCCGAGTTGAACCTGATCAAGCTGGCGGCCCAGCATTACGATGGCGCCTTTCTCGCTGATTGCACGCTCTACACAAGCACGGAGCCATGCGCGATGTGCTCCGGGGCGATCTACTGGTCAGGCGTCGGGCGCATGGTGTTTGCCTGCTCCGAAGCGCGGCTTGGCGAGATCGCCGGGATCGGCCTGAACGTCCCGAGCCGCGCTGTGTTGCAGACCGGCGCGCGCGTCGTCACCGTCATCGGTCCGATCATCGAAGAGGAAGCGGCCGAAATCCATCAGGAATTCTGGCCGAAGCATCTGGGCAAGACTTAG
- a CDS encoding LysE family translocator: protein MPFVTLLAFAAAFFVFAASPGPDNVTIVARTLAQGPAAGLAYGAGTVAGILIFLVLAAFGLSLLASEMGLAMSLLRYGGAAYLVYMGVKLWTAAPVPPGAAVTRRQGLGAGFLTGIALNLGNPKMPLFYVALLPNVVHAELTTRTVAELALVIVLVEIVVVGGHVLAAHRARRALSDPKTIRRVNRMAGATLIGGAAIVAAR from the coding sequence ATGCCCTTCGTCACCCTCCTCGCCTTCGCCGCCGCCTTCTTCGTCTTCGCGGCGAGCCCTGGGCCGGACAATGTCACCATCGTCGCGCGGACCTTGGCGCAGGGGCCGGCCGCCGGCCTTGCCTATGGCGCGGGGACCGTCGCGGGCATCCTGATCTTCCTCGTGCTCGCCGCCTTCGGCCTCTCGCTGCTGGCGAGCGAGATGGGGCTGGCGATGAGCCTGCTGCGCTATGGCGGCGCGGCGTACCTCGTCTATATGGGCGTGAAGCTGTGGACCGCCGCGCCCGTGCCGCCGGGCGCGGCCGTCACGCGCCGTCAGGGCCTCGGTGCCGGATTTCTCACCGGAATCGCGCTCAATCTCGGCAATCCGAAGATGCCGCTGTTCTATGTCGCGCTGCTGCCGAATGTCGTGCATGCCGAGCTCACCACGCGAACGGTGGCGGAGCTGGCGCTCGTCATCGTCCTCGTCGAGATCGTGGTGGTCGGCGGCCACGTCCTTGCGGCACATCGCGCGCGGCGCGCCTTGAGCGATCCGAAGACGATCCGCCGCGTCAACCGCATGGCCGGCGCGACGCTGATCGGCGGCGCCGCGATCGTGGCCGCGCGCTGA
- a CDS encoding DUF1176 domain-containing protein: MMRNPVIRRQRRNLIASLGLSFAAMLTPAAGHAGEGQSAIGMLVDYKDWEIGCDNTRSCVAIGMTSEDGTMSAYLRIVRDGGADDAPLADFVIYPPDDSSEKLKQPLLRLSFDAHKAGGLPKGALTLEEAGDLYSYQLAEDALPDLIAGLRSATTITADLYDGDRKLSSQVISLAGSVAALLQMDDAQQRIGTVTALIKKGDAAADTIPPVPALPVVKSLPVADMPDPLPATPHGLPKSSPDDCGEGPAPYIAYDLGDGAQLWGVCASAGAYNYAYDFRIVKGGAVDPVQFLVPDQTGDDASQLWNSYVDDENNRLSSFFKGRGLGDCGGSDAWAWDGKAFAPVLHMGMGACRGVMMEDWPVLYRAETE; this comes from the coding sequence ATGATGCGGAATCCGGTGATCCGGCGGCAGCGCCGAAATCTGATCGCGAGCCTGGGCCTGTCGTTTGCAGCCATGCTGACGCCGGCCGCCGGTCATGCGGGCGAGGGCCAGTCCGCGATCGGCATGCTGGTCGATTACAAGGACTGGGAAATCGGCTGCGACAACACCCGTTCCTGCGTGGCGATCGGCATGACGTCCGAGGACGGTACGATGAGTGCCTATTTGCGCATTGTGCGCGATGGCGGCGCCGATGACGCGCCGCTGGCCGATTTCGTCATCTATCCGCCGGATGATTCCAGCGAGAAGCTGAAGCAGCCGCTGCTGCGCCTTTCCTTCGATGCGCACAAGGCCGGCGGCCTACCCAAGGGCGCGCTGACGCTGGAAGAGGCTGGCGATCTTTACAGCTACCAGCTCGCGGAGGATGCGCTTCCCGATCTCATCGCGGGGCTGCGCTCGGCGACGACGATCACCGCCGATCTCTACGATGGCGACCGAAAGCTCTCCTCGCAGGTGATCTCGCTCGCCGGCTCGGTCGCCGCGCTGCTGCAGATGGACGATGCGCAGCAGCGCATCGGCACGGTCACGGCGCTGATCAAGAAGGGCGATGCGGCGGCGGACACGATCCCGCCCGTGCCTGCGCTGCCGGTCGTCAAATCGCTGCCGGTCGCCGATATGCCCGATCCGCTGCCCGCGACGCCGCACGGCCTGCCGAAGTCATCGCCGGACGATTGCGGCGAGGGACCGGCGCCCTACATCGCCTATGACCTCGGCGACGGCGCGCAACTCTGGGGCGTCTGCGCCTCGGCCGGCGCCTATAATTACGCCTATGATTTCCGCATCGTGAAGGGCGGCGCCGTCGACCCGGTGCAGTTCCTCGTTCCGGACCAGACGGGTGACGATGCGAGCCAGCTCTGGAACAGCTATGTCGACGACGAGAACAACCGGCTTAGCTCGTTCTTCAAGGGCCGTGGCCTCGGCGATTGCGGCGGCAGCGATGCATGGGCCTGGGACGGCAAGGCGTTCGCGCCGGTGCTGCACATGGGCATGGGCGCCTGTCGCGGCGTGATGATGGAAGATTGGCCTGTGCTCTACCGCGCCGAGACGGAGTAG